A genomic stretch from Pararhizobium sp. IMCC21322 includes:
- a CDS encoding MBL fold metallo-hydrolase: MTALTLRVIKAKHGDSLLLFADDNTILIDGGPSGVYDRYLRHQLQALPKSGEEPPVIDLVMVSHIDADHIDGILDLTAELIEARDEERDPIVHVRRAWHNSFADTIAKSVGVSPAATRSQAASLAGAFDEMSLGGFDPHESKLVLASVGQGRQLRLDLKALNIDVNQRFKDRLALLDNAQTPWKSGALSLDVIGPGQEQVDRLRKEWAKKLKKILEKEADAETAAHSMDTSVSNLASIVVVAEAYGKTVLLTGDARGKMIMEWLEKTGRLQSGGTVHFDILKLPHHGSDRNVTKEFFQRVTADHYVVCGDGKHGNPEPNTLDMLFEARPELNYTVHMTYSPAEIKTHKDFKKDGLDAKLDQILSDPGRVAALNFPGDGATHIDISI; the protein is encoded by the coding sequence ATGACCGCTCTGACATTACGCGTCATAAAAGCAAAACACGGCGACAGTCTTTTGCTTTTTGCAGATGACAATACGATTCTGATCGATGGCGGTCCCTCTGGCGTTTACGATCGGTATTTGCGTCACCAACTGCAGGCTCTTCCCAAAAGCGGAGAGGAGCCGCCGGTCATTGACCTGGTGATGGTCAGCCATATCGATGCAGATCATATTGATGGCATTCTCGACCTGACAGCTGAATTGATAGAGGCACGCGATGAGGAGCGCGACCCGATCGTTCATGTTCGCCGCGCCTGGCATAACAGCTTCGCCGATACCATTGCAAAATCCGTCGGCGTCAGTCCAGCAGCAACCCGTAGCCAGGCCGCATCACTTGCCGGGGCGTTTGACGAGATGTCCCTCGGTGGTTTTGATCCGCACGAATCCAAACTTGTTCTGGCCAGCGTCGGTCAGGGGCGTCAATTGCGGCTTGACCTGAAGGCCCTCAATATTGACGTCAACCAGCGCTTCAAGGATCGGCTCGCATTGCTGGACAATGCGCAAACACCGTGGAAAAGCGGCGCGCTAAGCCTCGATGTGATCGGCCCCGGCCAAGAACAGGTGGACCGCTTGAGGAAGGAATGGGCCAAAAAGCTCAAGAAAATCCTGGAAAAAGAGGCCGACGCAGAGACCGCAGCCCACAGCATGGATACGTCTGTTTCCAATCTTGCCTCAATCGTCGTTGTCGCCGAAGCATATGGCAAGACAGTTTTGCTGACCGGAGATGCGCGCGGAAAGATGATAATGGAATGGCTTGAGAAGACCGGGCGTCTTCAATCAGGCGGAACGGTACATTTTGATATTTTAAAGCTGCCGCATCATGGCAGCGACCGAAACGTTACAAAAGAGTTTTTCCAGCGGGTTACCGCCGATCACTACGTGGTTTGTGGTGATGGCAAACATGGAAATCCGGAGCCAAATACACTCGACATGCTGTTCGAAGCACGGCCGGAGCTAAATTACACGGTTCATATGACTTACAGCCCTGCGGAGATCAAAACCCATAAGGATTTCAAGAAGGATGGTCTTGATGCCAAGTTGGACCAGATCCTCTCAGATCCAGGGCGTGTGGCGGCCCTGAATTTCCCCGGCGATGGTGCCACTCACATTGATATTTCCATTTGA
- a CDS encoding orotate phosphoribosyltransferase: MSTSTFPDRKLMAEMTAKMLLEIDAVHFRTDKPFMFTSGLASPVYIDCRKLISYPRIRNTLMDFTAGLVMRDIGFEQIDSVTGGETAGIPFAAWLAEKLNLPMHYVRKKPKGFGRDAQIEGNSIEGKRVLLVEDLTTDGGSKIKFCEAIRHAGGEISDTVVVFYYDIFPEARENLEKIGLNLHYLATWRDVLDVCKTQNYFDPETLKQVESFLDDPLAWSSANGGATEISGLSKKE, from the coding sequence ATGAGCACCAGCACTTTCCCCGACCGCAAACTGATGGCCGAAATGACAGCCAAAATGTTGCTGGAGATCGACGCTGTCCATTTCCGGACAGACAAACCGTTCATGTTCACATCCGGTCTTGCAAGTCCTGTCTATATCGATTGCCGGAAACTCATTTCCTATCCCCGCATCCGCAACACGCTGATGGACTTTACAGCCGGATTGGTAATGCGGGATATCGGATTTGAGCAGATCGACAGTGTGACGGGCGGCGAAACTGCTGGCATTCCCTTTGCCGCCTGGTTGGCCGAAAAGCTGAATCTGCCCATGCACTATGTCCGCAAGAAGCCAAAAGGATTTGGCCGTGATGCGCAAATCGAAGGCAACTCGATTGAGGGTAAGCGTGTCCTGCTGGTTGAGGACCTGACAACAGATGGCGGCAGCAAGATTAAATTCTGCGAAGCCATCCGACATGCTGGCGGAGAAATATCCGACACTGTGGTGGTGTTCTACTACGACATTTTCCCCGAAGCCCGGGAAAACCTGGAAAAGATTGGTCTTAATCTTCACTACCTTGCCACATGGCGCGACGTTCTGGATGTCTGCAAAACACAAAACTATTTTGATCCGGAAACCCTGAAGCAGGTTGAAAGTTTTCTGGATGATCCCCTGGCATGGTCCAGTGCAAATGGCGGCGCCACCGAGATTTCAGGTTTGAGTAAAAAGGAATGA
- the pyrC gene encoding dihydroorotase, translating into MLKAVIGHSSAWSARAIIMPNLVPPVVTTSQAQAYKDQIEAALPSGDDFTPLMTLYLTEQTDIDDLQAGADSGLIQAVKLYPAGATTNSESGVSSFEKIMPILEHMAKINLPLLVHGEVTDADIDIFDREAVFIERVLDPIRKRIPELRVVMEHVTTSDGIDYVSAGGDNIAATITTHHLIINRNAYLAGGIRPHYYCLPVAKRESHRLALRAAATSGNPKFFLGTDSAPHFDGAKETACGCAGIYTSINTLNCLAHVFEDDGALDQMEAFTSLNGPAFYRLKPNDKKLKFTKQDAPIAFPKQIPVQNDHITVFDPGFPLFWSHEAINGGEI; encoded by the coding sequence ATGCTCAAGGCTGTTATCGGCCATTCAAGCGCCTGGTCGGCGCGGGCCATCATTATGCCAAACCTGGTTCCGCCAGTTGTTACAACCAGCCAGGCGCAAGCCTATAAAGACCAGATTGAAGCCGCCCTGCCCTCCGGCGATGATTTCACACCTTTGATGACGCTCTATCTGACAGAGCAAACCGACATTGATGACCTGCAGGCAGGCGCTGACTCTGGTCTCATTCAGGCAGTGAAACTCTATCCAGCGGGTGCGACCACCAATTCCGAAAGCGGCGTTAGCAGCTTTGAAAAAATCATGCCCATTCTGGAGCATATGGCAAAAATCAATCTGCCGCTGCTTGTCCATGGCGAGGTAACCGATGCGGATATCGACATCTTTGACCGCGAAGCCGTATTCATCGAGCGCGTGCTGGATCCAATCCGCAAACGCATTCCGGAACTTCGTGTGGTGATGGAGCATGTCACCACATCCGATGGCATAGACTACGTGTCTGCCGGTGGAGATAACATCGCGGCGACGATCACGACGCACCATTTGATCATCAACCGAAATGCCTATCTGGCTGGTGGCATCAGGCCACATTATTACTGCCTGCCTGTTGCGAAACGCGAAAGCCATCGACTGGCACTGCGTGCGGCTGCCACATCCGGCAATCCCAAATTCTTTCTGGGCACCGATTCGGCACCACATTTTGATGGCGCAAAGGAAACGGCCTGCGGATGTGCAGGCATTTACACCTCCATCAACACGCTGAACTGTCTGGCACATGTGTTTGAGGACGATGGTGCGCTGGACCAGATGGAAGCTTTTACATCATTGAATGGCCCTGCCTTCTACCGCCTGAAGCCAAATGACAAAAAGCTGAAATTCACAAAACAGGACGCGCCAATTGCCTTTCCAAAGCAGATTCCGGTTCAAAACGACCACATAACTGTATTTGATCCGGGCTTTCCATTGTTTTGGAGCCACGAAGCTATTAACGGTGGGGAGATTTGA
- a CDS encoding Zn-dependent hydrolase: MSRSSHLEQSFDAETVAAQLFEEVAAFSPDTAGISRPAFSAIETKTLKYLEDYAHAQGLSVQYDAGQNAVFSLPDDADASKYMLVGSHVDSVPNGGNFDGLAGVIAGLLCLARAKHLGIRFAKPVKVIAMRAEESAWFGPCYIASKALLGKLDEDELQSVHKGDGRSLSAHMSDIGINMNQVHQHRPLIDPDSIESYIELHIEQGPLLVEKNMPAAVVSGIRGNIRHKRIRCVGEAGHSGAVPRAYRKDPVLAMADLLTRLDESWLTILQKGEDLVLTAGMVGTDPGRHALTRIPDLVDFSLDLRSQSAEALNDVRSLLKQEIRSVERERGVTFQLDKELHTAPALCDKQMVEGLSASMAHIRQEPFTMPSGGGHDAAVFANAGIPSAMVFVRNRNGSHNPDEAMEIPDLIAGTDIIFNYLTEVVQ; encoded by the coding sequence ATGAGCAGATCAAGCCATTTAGAGCAATCATTTGATGCCGAAACCGTTGCGGCACAGCTGTTTGAAGAGGTCGCAGCCTTTTCTCCGGATACAGCCGGGATCAGCCGTCCTGCTTTTTCAGCCATTGAGACCAAGACACTGAAATATCTGGAAGATTACGCACACGCACAGGGCTTGTCGGTCCAGTATGATGCGGGTCAGAACGCGGTGTTTTCGTTGCCGGACGACGCAGACGCCAGCAAATATATGCTTGTCGGCTCTCACGTTGACAGCGTGCCTAATGGCGGCAACTTTGATGGCTTGGCTGGCGTTATTGCCGGGCTGCTATGTTTGGCCCGTGCCAAGCATCTAGGAATTCGGTTTGCAAAGCCGGTTAAGGTGATTGCCATGCGGGCGGAGGAAAGCGCCTGGTTTGGCCCCTGCTACATTGCCTCAAAGGCGCTGCTTGGAAAGCTGGATGAAGACGAGCTGCAGTCAGTCCACAAAGGAGATGGGCGCAGCCTGAGCGCCCATATGTCGGATATTGGAATTAATATGAATCAGGTGCATCAACATCGACCTCTCATCGATCCGGACAGTATCGAATCCTATATTGAGCTCCACATTGAACAAGGCCCCTTGCTTGTCGAGAAGAATATGCCTGCAGCTGTCGTCTCCGGCATTCGCGGTAATATCAGGCATAAACGGATTAGATGCGTCGGCGAGGCCGGGCATTCCGGCGCCGTCCCACGGGCCTACCGAAAAGACCCGGTGCTGGCCATGGCAGACCTTCTGACACGGCTGGATGAGAGTTGGCTGACCATTTTGCAAAAGGGTGAGGATCTGGTTCTGACCGCAGGCATGGTGGGAACCGACCCGGGGCGACACGCTTTGACACGCATACCTGATCTTGTGGATTTCAGCCTCGATCTTCGCAGTCAAAGTGCTGAGGCGTTAAATGATGTGCGGTCTTTGCTGAAGCAGGAAATCAGGTCTGTCGAGCGGGAGCGCGGCGTTACGTTTCAACTGGATAAAGAGCTTCACACTGCACCGGCTCTTTGCGATAAGCAGATGGTGGAGGGCCTGTCCGCGTCTATGGCGCATATAAGGCAAGAACCTTTCACAATGCCGTCGGGTGGCGGGCATGATGCCGCCGTCTTCGCCAATGCCGGCATTCCTTCGGCAATGGTTTTTGTACGCAACAGAAATGGATCCCACAATCCGGATGAGGCCATGGAAATTCCTGATCTCATTGCCGGAACGGATATCATCTTCAATTATCTCACAGAGGTCGTTCAGTGA
- a CDS encoding dihydroorotate dehydrogenase codes for MLDLTTRIGSLTLKNPIMPASGTFSEELAQLFDLDVLGAHVTKTITREKRSGNPTPRVCEVRGSMLNSIGIPSKGLDAFKANVIPFYDRYDAPLIVSISAGSADEFASLCEDISIPGVAAIEVNISCPNIEEDGKAFAMRPSTTHAVMTKLRQATDLPLWAKLTPNTGETTEVAKAAEEAGADALVVSNTLLAMAIDIHTRRPKLGNLMGGLSGPAFKPIALRMAYQCAKSVDIPVIGCGGISTVDDVIEYLIAGAVAIQIGTATFIEPHIMVRMIDGLETYLTSQGFQNVGQLVGSVEDEEASDGLVFMEAAP; via the coding sequence ATGCTAGATCTGACCACCCGAATTGGTTCGCTAACGCTGAAAAACCCGATTATGCCAGCTTCTGGTACGTTCTCGGAAGAACTTGCTCAATTGTTCGATCTGGATGTTCTGGGCGCCCATGTCACCAAAACAATCACCCGCGAAAAACGCAGCGGCAACCCCACTCCTCGGGTCTGCGAAGTGCGTGGCTCCATGCTCAACTCCATTGGCATTCCGAGCAAGGGGCTGGACGCGTTCAAGGCCAACGTCATCCCGTTCTATGACCGGTATGATGCGCCTCTGATTGTCAGCATTTCAGCGGGCAGCGCTGATGAATTTGCCTCGCTGTGCGAGGATATAAGCATTCCTGGCGTGGCCGCGATTGAAGTGAACATCTCGTGCCCGAATATTGAGGAAGACGGCAAAGCCTTCGCCATGCGGCCTTCCACGACCCATGCGGTCATGACCAAATTGCGTCAGGCGACCGATCTGCCCTTATGGGCCAAATTGACCCCCAATACGGGCGAAACCACAGAAGTTGCAAAAGCTGCGGAAGAAGCCGGTGCCGATGCGCTGGTGGTTTCAAATACCCTGCTTGCCATGGCTATTGATATTCATACAAGGCGTCCGAAACTGGGCAATCTGATGGGTGGCCTGTCCGGCCCGGCTTTCAAGCCGATTGCGCTGCGCATGGCATACCAATGTGCCAAATCGGTCGACATTCCGGTAATTGGCTGCGGCGGTATATCGACCGTTGACGATGTGATTGAATATCTGATTGCCGGTGCGGTCGCTATTCAAATCGGGACTGCTACCTTCATTGAACCGCACATCATGGTCCGCATGATCGACGGGCTGGAAACCTATCTGACATCACAAGGGTTCCAGAACGTCGGCCAGCTTGTGGGCTCGGTTGAAGATGAAGAAGCCTCAGACGGGCTGGTGTTTATGGAAGCCGCGCCATGA
- a CDS encoding dihydroorotate dehydrogenase electron transfer subunit — translation MNIIPLPTSPASPEMMPVFEVSCSVKRNEPVNGEYRLLVLDAPQSILQCAPGQFFHILCPVTEKLQPYLRRPMSIYGYYPDQGELHFLYKVTGEGTSALATLTTGQSLNVLGPLGRGFDILPDWQNLLLVARGVGLATLAPLALQAHKLGRNLTAICSARSEDTLMSLDYFRELGADVIPLTDDTGSSDVANMRRIIEAKIADTGIDAMYTCGSNRILKLLQSLGKTHDIPGQIALEQQMACGIGMCQCCVRAFHRNGKTVNERVCREGPVFDLQEAIGC, via the coding sequence GTGAACATTATACCATTACCCACATCGCCCGCTTCGCCTGAGATGATGCCTGTGTTTGAAGTCTCTTGCTCCGTCAAACGCAACGAGCCGGTCAATGGTGAATATCGTCTGCTGGTGCTGGATGCGCCGCAATCCATTCTTCAATGTGCGCCGGGCCAGTTTTTCCATATTCTGTGTCCGGTCACGGAAAAGCTGCAGCCCTATCTTCGCCGCCCCATGAGCATTTATGGCTACTACCCGGATCAGGGCGAATTGCATTTTCTCTACAAGGTCACCGGCGAGGGCACCTCAGCGCTGGCAACACTGACGACCGGTCAATCGCTGAATGTACTCGGTCCGCTTGGGCGCGGATTTGACATTCTTCCCGACTGGCAGAACCTGTTGCTGGTGGCGCGCGGAGTCGGATTGGCGACGCTTGCCCCCCTCGCCTTGCAGGCCCACAAGCTTGGCCGGAACCTTACCGCAATTTGCAGCGCGCGCTCTGAAGACACGCTTATGTCGTTGGATTACTTTCGGGAATTGGGCGCCGATGTCATTCCGCTCACCGATGATACAGGTTCGTCTGATGTTGCCAATATGCGCCGCATCATTGAGGCCAAAATTGCCGATACGGGTATTGATGCCATGTATACGTGTGGCTCCAACCGGATTCTGAAGTTGCTTCAATCGCTTGGGAAAACTCACGATATTCCCGGACAGATTGCCCTTGAGCAGCAAATGGCCTGCGGTATCGGCATGTGCCAATGCTGTGTCCGTGCCTTCCACCGGAATGGCAAAACAGTCAATGAGCGTGTGTGTCGCGAAGGCCCCGTTTTCGATTTGCAGGAGGCCATCGGATGCTAG
- a CDS encoding TRAP transporter large permease — translation MLFIVIILAVILLIAGFEMLLVLGIPALATKMIFYGSMPDLAFIQKTLGGINHTTLLAIPFFIFAAHLMGSGQIAGRLTGLVRALVGHARGGMGYTVIGGSMAFGSVSGSAPATVAAMGRMVYPEMRSVGFSEKFSLGLLVASAETAILIPPSITLIIYGWMTGSSIGRLFAGGLAVGLVLGLAFAILVKLEAKRNGVKSFQRTTSGEKLKAFKDAGWSLGMPVIILGGIYGGIFTPTEAAAVSVVYAILIEAFIYKNLGFAKLVEITERSAISTATIFILLAMGGVLSFFITLAQVPTHISDFLTSIDAGVITFLLAVNVCFLIAGMFIDPNSALLILVPPLFPVAMALGIDPIHFGMIVTLNIGMGMITPPFGLDIFVASSTLNKPVMSIIKGVWPFVIANIIVLMIITYVPSISLFIPNLIFGP, via the coding sequence ATGCTTTTTATTGTTATTATTCTAGCCGTTATCCTGCTGATTGCAGGCTTTGAAATGCTTCTGGTGCTGGGCATACCTGCCTTGGCAACCAAGATGATTTTTTACGGATCAATGCCCGATCTGGCCTTTATCCAGAAAACTCTGGGCGGCATCAATCACACAACATTGCTGGCCATACCGTTCTTCATTTTTGCAGCACATCTTATGGGCTCTGGGCAGATAGCCGGTCGCCTGACTGGGCTTGTCCGGGCACTGGTGGGCCATGCCCGCGGCGGCATGGGATATACGGTTATTGGTGGTTCTATGGCATTTGGGTCTGTATCCGGGTCTGCTCCCGCCACGGTCGCTGCCATGGGGCGGATGGTTTATCCGGAAATGCGCTCGGTCGGCTTTTCAGAGAAATTCAGTCTGGGCCTGCTGGTGGCCAGCGCCGAGACCGCCATTCTGATACCGCCTTCCATCACCTTAATCATCTATGGCTGGATGACAGGGTCCTCCATAGGCCGTTTGTTTGCCGGTGGCCTTGCCGTCGGGCTGGTGCTTGGGCTTGCCTTTGCCATTCTTGTCAAACTGGAAGCTAAACGAAACGGCGTCAAATCGTTTCAGAGAACCACATCCGGCGAGAAGCTGAAGGCCTTCAAGGATGCCGGATGGTCTTTGGGTATGCCGGTTATCATTCTGGGCGGCATTTATGGTGGCATTTTCACCCCCACCGAAGCTGCAGCTGTCAGTGTTGTCTATGCCATCCTGATTGAAGCCTTCATTTACAAGAATCTTGGCTTTGCCAAGCTTGTGGAAATCACCGAGCGCAGTGCCATTTCCACCGCCACGATTTTTATTCTTCTTGCCATGGGCGGCGTGCTGTCCTTCTTCATAACATTGGCGCAGGTTCCAACTCATATCAGCGATTTTCTGACGTCGATTGATGCCGGGGTGATTACGTTCCTGCTGGCGGTCAATGTCTGCTTTCTGATCGCGGGAATGTTTATTGATCCCAATTCCGCTCTGTTGATCCTGGTGCCGCCTCTGTTCCCGGTTGCCATGGCGCTTGGCATCGACCCGATCCATTTCGGAATGATCGTCACTTTGAACATCGGTATGGGTATGATTACTCCGCCCTTTGGGCTGGATATTTTCGTGGCCTCCTCGACGCTCAACAAGCCTGTCATGAGCATCATCAAAGGGGTCTGGCCGTTCGTGATTGCCAACATCATCGTGCTGATGATCATCACCTATGTGCCATCAATTTCGCTGTTCATCCCCAATCTGATTTTTGGTCCATAG
- a CDS encoding TRAP transporter small permease has product MHYLRRVERVFLVTLFLSMVALFSLNVLAREIGGTFASQFAWVEEAVRLMNVFLVFGALGLALERGKHVGIDTLREALPHAARATIRRIIDAAGCLFSLYMAYLAWQLVVFVLGTGQKSPTLNIQIGWIYTAPIIGFGLLALRYALSFFSIIDRFTKDDDDLSDAQPAPGAR; this is encoded by the coding sequence ATGCATTATTTACGGCGTGTGGAGCGGGTTTTCCTCGTCACACTTTTTCTTTCAATGGTTGCACTGTTCTCACTGAACGTTCTTGCGCGCGAGATTGGCGGCACTTTTGCAAGCCAGTTTGCCTGGGTGGAAGAAGCTGTTCGGCTGATGAATGTGTTTCTGGTGTTCGGAGCTCTGGGGCTGGCACTGGAGCGCGGTAAACATGTGGGCATCGATACGTTGAGAGAGGCCCTGCCCCACGCTGCACGGGCCACTATACGCCGCATTATCGATGCTGCAGGCTGTCTCTTCTCACTCTATATGGCGTATCTGGCTTGGCAGTTGGTGGTCTTTGTACTGGGTACGGGCCAGAAAAGCCCGACGCTCAATATCCAGATCGGCTGGATTTACACCGCACCGATTATCGGCTTCGGCCTTCTGGCATTGCGCTATGCGCTCAGCTTCTTCTCAATTATTGATCGCTTCACGAAAGATGACGATGATTTGAGCGATGCCCAGCCAGCGCCGGGGGCACGCTGA
- a CDS encoding TRAP transporter substrate-binding protein translates to MKALSKLSKFTLRTLPILGITMLAAPTAWAADFTAKIGHLESDQQSRHIYIAKVGELVKERTNGAVEFQIFPSGQLGNQREMTEGVQLGTLEATVSPAAFIGGFNPAISILDIPFLLPEDADKAQKLREGEFGQALLESFSSKGVVGVALWPNGLKNFTSNKPLDDLSSFGGQKFRVMDSNILIEQFDALGASAIALPFGELYTSLQTGVVDGQENPLDTIQRMKFYEVQKYLVVSEHGAMEDVVLFNPTWWNSLPEEYRTIITDAFNEVVPGLRAHKAKAVEAALEAIKESDINVRIASSEEKAALREAMYEKAKAAYMDRAGDAATELIGAYEKAYSELN, encoded by the coding sequence ATGAAAGCGTTATCTAAACTCTCGAAATTCACACTCCGAACACTTCCCATTCTTGGCATAACCATGCTTGCAGCGCCAACGGCGTGGGCAGCTGATTTCACAGCCAAGATTGGCCATCTGGAATCAGACCAACAGTCTCGGCACATATATATCGCCAAGGTTGGAGAACTGGTCAAAGAGCGGACAAATGGTGCTGTCGAATTTCAAATTTTCCCATCCGGGCAGCTTGGCAATCAGCGCGAAATGACAGAAGGCGTTCAACTGGGTACGCTGGAAGCAACTGTTTCCCCTGCCGCTTTCATTGGCGGTTTCAACCCCGCGATCTCCATTCTGGACATTCCATTCCTGCTGCCAGAAGATGCTGATAAGGCGCAGAAACTGCGCGAAGGTGAATTTGGCCAGGCCTTGCTTGAATCCTTTTCGTCAAAAGGCGTTGTCGGTGTGGCCTTGTGGCCAAACGGGCTGAAGAATTTTACATCCAACAAACCACTGGATGATCTGTCGTCCTTTGGTGGCCAAAAATTCCGGGTGATGGATTCCAATATTCTGATTGAGCAATTTGATGCGCTGGGCGCGTCTGCCATCGCCCTGCCATTTGGCGAATTGTACACCTCACTTCAAACAGGCGTTGTGGATGGGCAGGAAAACCCGCTCGATACCATTCAGCGCATGAAGTTCTATGAAGTGCAAAAATATCTCGTCGTATCTGAACATGGTGCGATGGAAGATGTGGTTCTGTTCAATCCGACCTGGTGGAACAGCCTTCCAGAAGAGTATCGCACAATCATCACCGATGCCTTCAACGAAGTTGTACCAGGCCTGCGTGCCCACAAAGCCAAGGCTGTTGAAGCTGCTCTTGAAGCGATTAAAGAGAGCGATATCAATGTGCGCATTGCGTCCAGTGAAGAAAAAGCTGCCCTCAGGGAAGCGATGTACGAAAAGGCCAAGGCCGCCTACATGGACCGCGCTGGCGATGCTGCTACCGAGCTGATCGGTGCCTATGAAAAAGCATATTCAGAACTGAACTGA
- a CDS encoding helix-turn-helix domain-containing protein: MNHGISGEEIGERMKAFRLGAGLTPEQLAQRTGVSRAAIYRYESGQPAKIDTLVKIADLLDVSLPTLLGAGVEYIASAISFFERMRQLEENVDQITVLFGPISYLLTTDTYDDFLPDVLKESIPGNVESYNQAVREVDTLLDILRVRKATYRNRTPNIISLTSAAELTQFLRLGFVGAYNPQGVDVGKRRDVARIEIENIVQLLRNQPIGVQLGVVVDSMPGSSLQIFKQATRKSVAVSPYRLGAFANIRLGVATISSAPDATELYQSVTTQLWTRALKGEQAADFIEKNVLS; encoded by the coding sequence GTGAATCACGGGATTTCTGGGGAGGAAATTGGCGAGCGGATGAAAGCCTTTCGTCTTGGGGCAGGCTTGACCCCCGAGCAATTGGCCCAGCGCACGGGCGTTTCAAGAGCCGCAATTTATCGCTACGAATCCGGTCAGCCAGCGAAGATTGATACGCTGGTGAAAATCGCCGATCTGCTGGACGTTTCGTTGCCAACGCTGCTTGGGGCAGGGGTGGAATACATCGCATCTGCCATAAGCTTCTTTGAGCGCATGCGGCAATTGGAGGAAAATGTTGACCAGATCACCGTGTTGTTTGGTCCCATATCCTACCTTTTGACAACAGATACATATGATGATTTTCTGCCGGATGTGTTGAAAGAGAGCATTCCCGGGAATGTAGAGAGTTACAATCAGGCAGTGCGAGAGGTGGACACGCTTCTGGATATATTGCGTGTTCGCAAGGCGACTTACCGAAACCGCACGCCTAACATCATAAGCCTCACATCCGCTGCTGAACTCACACAGTTTCTGAGATTGGGATTCGTCGGGGCGTACAATCCGCAAGGCGTTGACGTAGGAAAACGGCGTGACGTCGCCCGTATTGAAATCGAAAACATCGTTCAGCTTCTGCGGAACCAGCCGATTGGCGTTCAACTGGGCGTGGTGGTCGATTCCATGCCCGGCTCCAGCCTGCAGATATTCAAACAGGCCACACGCAAATCAGTCGCTGTCAGTCCCTATAGGCTGGGTGCGTTTGCAAACATCCGCCTGGGCGTCGCGACCATCAGCTCAGCCCCTGATGCAACGGAACTCTATCAGTCCGTGACAACGCAGCTTTGGACGCGTGCTTTGAAGGGCGAGCAAGCTGCTGACTTCATTGAGAAAAATGTCCTGAGTTGA
- a CDS encoding LysR family transcriptional regulator, with the protein MRPDPRDIRFLLAVAEHGTFMSAAKAENISQPALSSRIARLERQLGVRLVDRGRHGAVLNKYGELVLRHARAVDTILDRIVEEVELEQHGIVGPLVIGCTPVAATQLVPKAISQMGKSGEQIMISIHEEEDEPLLEKLLGGEIELALGGIGSRARHANIVQEKLTDFQIEAVVGKSSPMWNEKSVTLAKLTDQQWALPATGGIFREQIEAAFLNSGTPFPRTFWSCSGIISLKGLIQNTDCVSLMPSHAFALEASAGVIRGIKLQGLHIDRSVAIMRLRHADTSPLAKRFIGALHNVAQRLQ; encoded by the coding sequence ATGAGACCCGATCCGCGAGATATCCGCTTTTTGCTGGCTGTTGCCGAGCATGGAACATTCATGTCTGCCGCAAAGGCAGAGAACATTTCGCAGCCAGCGCTTTCGAGCAGGATCGCCCGGTTGGAGCGGCAATTGGGTGTCAGACTGGTTGATCGTGGCCGTCACGGCGCGGTGCTGAACAAATATGGTGAGCTGGTTTTGCGGCATGCGCGTGCCGTGGATACGATTCTCGACAGGATCGTCGAGGAAGTGGAGCTGGAACAGCACGGCATTGTCGGTCCACTCGTGATCGGATGCACACCCGTTGCCGCCACGCAGCTTGTTCCCAAAGCGATTTCCCAAATGGGTAAATCCGGCGAACAGATAATGATTTCCATTCATGAGGAAGAGGACGAACCACTCCTGGAAAAATTACTGGGAGGCGAAATTGAATTGGCTCTTGGGGGCATTGGCAGCCGTGCCCGGCATGCGAACATCGTGCAGGAAAAACTGACAGATTTTCAAATTGAAGCGGTTGTCGGGAAAAGCAGTCCCATGTGGAATGAGAAATCTGTCACGCTTGCAAAATTGACGGACCAGCAATGGGCGTTACCGGCGACAGGCGGAATTTTCCGTGAACAGATAGAGGCGGCTTTCCTCAATTCAGGCACGCCTTTTCCAAGGACATTCTGGTCCTGTTCCGGCATCATTTCGCTAAAAGGGCTGATTCAGAACACCGATTGCGTCAGTCTGATGCCATCTCATGCTTTTGCGTTGGAAGCCAGCGCTGGTGTAATCCGTGGCATCAAACTTCAGGGATTACACATCGACAGAAGCGTCGCCATAATGCGGCTCCGCCACGCAGACACGTCGCCACTCGCCAAGCGATTTATCGGAGCGCTCCACAATGTCGCTCAGCGCTTGCAATAG